A genomic stretch from Arthrobacter sp. KBS0702 includes:
- the der gene encoding ribosome biogenesis GTPase Der codes for MSDTTQTPGHFGAGEDEYTPTGTDQVAENLAALDDEEAELRAASLRAGLDDYELDEEDTALLSGRYEDEDFDGPVKLDPVLAIIGRPNVGKSTLVNRILGRREAVVEDTPGVTRDRVMYSANWNGRNFTVVDTGGWEHDARGIHARVAEQAEMAVELADAVLFVVDSAVGATATDEGVMKMLRKSKKPVIMVANKVDDFAQEADSAALWGLGFGEPYPVSALHGRGVADLLDHVMDTLPEFSTIEGLERSGGPRRIALIGRPNVGKSSLLNKLAGSERVVVDNTAGTTRDPVDEFIELGGRTWRFVDTAGIRRRQHMAQGADFYASLRTQSALEKAEVAVVLLAVDEVLSEQDVRILQLAIESGRALVLAFNKWDLLDDERRTYLEREIEQDLAHVAWAPRVNISAKTGWHKDRLVPALDTALESWDKRIPTGRLNAFLGELVAAHPHPVRGGKQPRILFGTQASSRPPKFVLFTTGFLDPGYRRFITRRLRETFGFEGTPIEVNMRVREKRGKKR; via the coding sequence GATACGACTCAAACCCCCGGCCACTTCGGCGCCGGCGAAGACGAATACACGCCCACCGGCACGGACCAGGTGGCGGAGAATCTTGCCGCCCTGGACGACGAGGAAGCCGAACTCCGCGCGGCCTCGCTCCGCGCCGGCCTGGATGACTACGAGCTGGACGAGGAAGACACCGCCCTGCTGAGCGGCCGCTACGAGGACGAGGACTTCGATGGCCCGGTCAAGCTTGACCCGGTCCTGGCCATCATCGGCCGCCCTAACGTCGGCAAGTCCACCCTGGTCAACCGCATCCTGGGCCGCCGCGAAGCCGTGGTCGAGGACACCCCCGGTGTCACCCGTGACCGAGTGATGTACTCGGCGAACTGGAACGGCCGGAACTTCACGGTCGTCGACACCGGCGGCTGGGAGCACGACGCCCGCGGCATCCACGCCCGCGTGGCCGAGCAGGCCGAGATGGCCGTGGAGCTCGCCGACGCCGTGCTGTTCGTGGTGGACTCCGCCGTCGGCGCGACCGCCACAGATGAGGGCGTCATGAAGATGCTGCGCAAATCCAAGAAGCCGGTCATCATGGTGGCCAACAAGGTCGACGACTTCGCCCAGGAAGCCGACTCGGCCGCGCTCTGGGGCCTCGGCTTCGGCGAGCCCTACCCGGTTTCAGCGCTGCACGGCCGCGGCGTCGCCGACCTGCTTGACCACGTGATGGACACGCTCCCGGAGTTCTCCACCATCGAAGGCCTCGAGCGCAGCGGCGGCCCCCGCCGCATCGCCCTGATCGGCCGGCCGAACGTCGGCAAGTCCTCGCTGCTGAACAAGCTTGCAGGCTCCGAACGCGTCGTCGTCGACAACACTGCCGGCACCACCCGCGACCCTGTCGATGAGTTCATCGAGCTCGGCGGCCGCACCTGGCGCTTCGTGGACACGGCAGGCATCCGCCGCCGCCAGCACATGGCCCAGGGCGCGGACTTCTACGCCTCGCTGCGCACCCAGAGCGCGCTCGAAAAGGCCGAGGTCGCCGTCGTGCTCCTCGCCGTGGACGAGGTGCTCAGCGAGCAGGACGTCCGCATCCTGCAGCTGGCGATCGAATCCGGCCGCGCGCTGGTGCTGGCGTTCAACAAATGGGACCTGCTCGACGACGAACGCCGCACCTACCTGGAACGGGAAATCGAGCAGGACCTCGCCCACGTGGCGTGGGCCCCGCGCGTGAACATCTCGGCCAAGACCGGCTGGCACAAGGACCGGCTGGTCCCGGCCCTGGACACCGCGCTGGAAAGCTGGGACAAGCGCATCCCCACCGGACGCCTGAACGCGTTCCTCGGCGAACTGGTGGCGGCACACCCGCACCCGGTCCGCGGCGGCAAGCAGCCCCGCATCCTCTTCGGCACCCAGGCCTCGAGCCGGCCGCCGAAGTTCGTACTCTTCACCACCGGCTTCCTGGATCCCGGCTACCGCCGCTTCATCACCCGCCGGCTCCGCGAAACCTTCGGCTTCGAGGGCACGCCGATCGAGGTCAACATGCGGGTCCGGGAAAAGCGCGGCAAGAAGCGCTAG
- a CDS encoding Fpg/Nei family DNA glycosylase: protein MPELPEVAALADFLDARLRGTVLAKIQLVSFAVLKTADPPVSALEGRTVTGVRRHGKFVDLDADGLHLVFHLARAGWVRFTDSPTGAVLKMGGGHIAARLSFSSGDGPLDLDLTEAGTKKSLAMYAVREPADVPGVAALGPDPFSPGFDVDALAAILAANSQQIKGVLRSQGIIAGIGNAYSDEILHAAKTSPFALASSLDRAAVGRLYDAIHDILGTALAEAAGKPPSELKDTKRSHMRVHGRTGEACPVCGDTVREVSFADTALQYCPGCQTKGKILADRRTSRFLK from the coding sequence ATGCCTGAGCTACCGGAAGTGGCGGCCCTGGCGGACTTCCTGGACGCCCGCCTGCGCGGAACCGTCCTGGCCAAGATCCAGCTCGTCTCGTTCGCCGTGCTCAAGACGGCGGATCCTCCCGTCTCGGCCCTGGAGGGCAGGACCGTGACGGGCGTGCGCCGGCACGGCAAGTTCGTGGATCTCGACGCCGACGGGCTGCATCTGGTCTTCCACCTGGCCCGGGCAGGCTGGGTCCGCTTTACCGATTCCCCCACCGGCGCCGTGTTGAAAATGGGTGGCGGCCACATCGCGGCGCGGCTGTCGTTTTCGAGCGGGGACGGCCCGCTCGACCTGGACCTGACCGAGGCCGGCACGAAGAAGAGCCTGGCGATGTACGCGGTCCGCGAACCCGCAGACGTCCCCGGGGTCGCAGCCCTTGGCCCGGACCCGTTCAGCCCCGGGTTCGACGTCGATGCGCTGGCCGCGATCCTGGCGGCCAACTCCCAGCAGATCAAGGGTGTGCTGCGCAGCCAGGGCATCATCGCCGGCATCGGCAACGCGTACAGCGACGAGATCCTGCACGCGGCAAAGACATCCCCGTTCGCCCTTGCCAGTTCCCTCGACCGGGCGGCGGTGGGACGCCTCTACGACGCCATCCACGACATCCTTGGCACGGCGCTGGCGGAAGCCGCCGGGAAGCCGCCCAGCGAGCTCAAGGACACGAAACGGAGCCACATGCGGGTGCATGGCCGGACCGGTGAGGCGTGCCCGGTCTGCGGTGACACCGTGCGCGAGGTTTCCTTTGCGGACACCGCGCTGCAGTACTGCCCTGGCTGCCAGACTAAGGGGAAGATCCTGGCGGACCGGCGGACGTCGCGCTTTTTAAAGTAG
- the gcvH gene encoding glycine cleavage system protein GcvH, producing MSIIPEELSYTAEHEWVSAPNADGVVRVGITDFAQDALGDVVYAQMPEVGTDIKANDVVGEVESTKSVSDIYAPVSGEVVARNEALDTDSALINSDPYGEGWLIEIKLAEADAVESLLSASEYEQQVG from the coding sequence ATGAGCATCATTCCCGAAGAACTGTCCTACACCGCCGAACACGAATGGGTTTCCGCGCCGAATGCCGACGGCGTCGTGCGCGTGGGGATCACGGATTTTGCCCAGGACGCCCTCGGGGACGTCGTCTACGCGCAGATGCCGGAGGTCGGCACCGATATCAAGGCCAACGACGTCGTCGGGGAAGTCGAGTCCACCAAGAGTGTCAGCGACATTTACGCCCCCGTGAGCGGCGAAGTCGTGGCCCGCAACGAGGCGCTGGACACCGATTCGGCCCTGATCAATTCGGATCCGTACGGCGAGGGCTGGCTGATCGAAATCAAGCTTGCGGAGGCTGACGCCGTGGAGTCGCTGCTGAGTGCATCGGAGTACGAACAGCAGGTAGGCTAA
- a CDS encoding FHA domain-containing protein, translating to MVGHGQNDTGEYGTGGVKASETTSIHLTPVRDEPTITPKVSNEERSAIESLPAGSALLVAHSGPNSGARFLLDSDVTTAGRHPDADIFLDDVTVSRRHVEFRRTARSFEVVDTGSLNGTYVNHDRVDSVELKSGNEVQIGKFRLTFYLSPARTAGNV from the coding sequence ATGGTTGGGCACGGACAGAACGACACCGGTGAATACGGCACGGGTGGAGTGAAAGCCTCGGAGACCACGTCGATCCATCTCACTCCCGTGCGCGATGAGCCCACCATTACCCCCAAGGTCTCGAACGAGGAACGTTCGGCGATCGAGTCGCTGCCCGCCGGTTCCGCCCTGCTGGTGGCCCACAGCGGCCCCAACTCCGGTGCCCGCTTCCTGCTCGACTCGGACGTCACGACGGCGGGCCGCCACCCTGACGCCGACATCTTCCTCGACGACGTGACGGTTTCGCGCCGGCACGTCGAATTCCGCCGCACGGCGCGCAGCTTCGAGGTGGTGGACACCGGGAGCCTGAACGGCACCTACGTCAACCACGACCGTGTTGACAGCGTGGAGCTGAAGTCAGGTAACGAGGTGCAGATCGGCAAGTTCCGACTCACTTTCTACCTCAGCCCTGCCCGTACCGCAGGCAACGTCTGA
- a CDS encoding MerR family transcriptional regulator has protein sequence MAQAERRGPQVLNIGEVLAQLSDDFPSMTASKIRFLEEKGLINPQRTPAGYRQYSEGDVERLRFVLSLQRDQYLPLKVIKDYLDAIDRGERPENLPPGVTVSPRIVSDELASELNNRVRLLSEEQLRTESGASVPLLESLLSFGLIGHVNGKFDDHALQVARACVQLESHGLEPRHLRPFQAAADREFGLVERAVATLTSRKDAASQARAAEAAREISELCLSLHRALVQDRISRMDS, from the coding sequence ATGGCACAAGCCGAACGGCGCGGACCCCAGGTCCTGAACATCGGGGAGGTCCTGGCTCAACTGAGCGACGACTTCCCCTCCATGACCGCGTCGAAAATCAGGTTCCTTGAAGAAAAGGGCCTCATCAATCCGCAGCGGACCCCCGCCGGCTACCGGCAGTATTCCGAAGGGGACGTCGAACGGCTGCGCTTTGTGTTGTCGCTGCAGCGGGACCAGTACCTGCCGCTGAAGGTGATCAAGGACTATCTCGACGCGATCGACCGCGGCGAACGGCCGGAGAACCTGCCGCCGGGCGTAACGGTTTCGCCGCGGATCGTTTCCGACGAACTCGCCTCCGAGCTGAACAACCGGGTACGACTGCTCAGCGAAGAACAGCTCCGCACCGAGTCCGGGGCCAGCGTCCCGCTGCTCGAGTCGCTGTTGAGCTTCGGCCTGATCGGGCACGTCAACGGCAAGTTTGACGACCACGCCCTGCAGGTCGCCCGCGCCTGCGTTCAGCTGGAAAGCCACGGCCTCGAGCCCCGGCACCTGCGGCCGTTCCAGGCCGCAGCCGACCGCGAGTTCGGGCTGGTCGAACGCGCGGTAGCCACGCTGACATCCCGCAAGGACGCCGCCTCGCAGGCCCGCGCCGCTGAGGCCGCGCGGGAAATCAGCGAACTCTGCCTCTCACTGCACCGCGCCCTGGTGCAGGACCGCATCTCGAGGATGGACAGCTGA
- a CDS encoding bifunctional nuclease family protein has protein sequence MIEVEIVGVRIELPSNQPLVLLKEIHGERHVPIWIGTPEASAIALAQQGVVPPRPMTHDLLVDVVEALGHSIVSVNIVAVEDNIFYGQLQFEDGTTVSSRASDALALGLRAKCRIWCADAVMEEAGVRITEHDDGEEAQPGPAVDEEGELRRFREFLDDVEPEDFAG, from the coding sequence ATGATTGAGGTGGAAATTGTAGGCGTGCGGATCGAACTGCCGTCCAACCAGCCGCTGGTCCTGCTCAAGGAGATTCACGGTGAGCGCCACGTTCCAATCTGGATCGGCACCCCGGAAGCCAGCGCGATTGCACTGGCGCAGCAGGGCGTGGTCCCGCCGCGGCCGATGACGCATGACCTGCTCGTGGACGTCGTCGAGGCGCTGGGCCACTCGATCGTCAGCGTGAACATCGTGGCAGTCGAGGACAACATCTTCTACGGCCAGCTGCAGTTCGAAGACGGCACCACCGTCAGCTCGCGGGCCTCGGACGCCCTCGCCCTTGGCCTGCGCGCGAAGTGCCGGATCTGGTGCGCGGACGCCGTGATGGAGGAAGCCGGTGTGCGGATCACCGAGCACGACGACGGCGAGGAAGCCCAGCCCGGTCCCGCCGTCGACGAGGAGGGGGAGCTGCGCCGCTTCCGGGAGTTCCTGGACGACGTCGAACCCGAGGACTTCGCCGGCTGA
- a CDS encoding MerR family transcriptional regulator: MSPKGEAGELKQASTAGVAVPASGAQGLLFTEDLPVLDEDAGYRGPTACKAAGITYRQLDYWARTGLVEPAVRGAAGSGSQRLYGFRDILVLKVVKRLLDTGVSLQQIRTAVEHLRERGVEDLAQITLMSDGASVYECTSADEVIDLVQGGQGVFGIAVGRVWREVEGSLAALPSEHAADQSFPDDELSKRRAARKIG; this comes from the coding sequence GTGAGTCCGAAAGGCGAAGCAGGCGAGCTCAAGCAGGCCTCGACGGCAGGCGTTGCTGTGCCCGCGAGCGGTGCCCAGGGCCTGCTCTTCACCGAGGATCTTCCTGTTCTGGACGAGGACGCGGGGTACCGCGGACCGACGGCCTGCAAAGCGGCCGGCATCACCTACCGCCAGCTGGACTACTGGGCCCGCACCGGACTCGTCGAGCCCGCGGTGCGCGGCGCCGCAGGCTCCGGCTCACAGCGGCTCTACGGCTTCCGCGACATTTTGGTCCTCAAAGTCGTCAAACGGCTCCTCGACACCGGCGTTTCGCTGCAGCAGATCCGCACCGCCGTCGAACACCTCCGGGAGCGCGGGGTCGAGGACCTCGCCCAAATCACGCTCATGAGCGACGGCGCCAGCGTTTACGAATGCACCTCGGCGGATGAAGTCATCGACCTGGTCCAGGGCGGACAGGGTGTCTTCGGCATCGCCGTCGGCCGCGTCTGGCGTGAAGTGGAAGGCAGCCTAGCGGCCCTTCCGAGCGAACACGCAGCGGACCAGTCGTTCCCCGACGACGAACTCAGCAAGCGACGCGCGGCCCGCAAGATCGGCTAG
- a CDS encoding ParA family protein, which produces MQVVSISSLKGGVGKTSVTTGLASAALAAGIPTLVVDLDPHADASTALGVRPDEQLDIGRMLKSPRRARLADNVVPSGWIEHANGSSRNGSSRSSVPVLDVAFGSAYTGIYDRPDLGRRDLRRLSAVLAGAGDYELVLIDCPPSLNGLTRMAWTASDKVTLVAEPGLFSVAGTERTMRAIQLFRQEFAPGLSPAGIVANRVRTGSSEHSFRLAEMESMFGELLLSPHIPEQANWQQIQGAAHPVHHWPGESAKTAAALFDSLLANLMHGGGANGDAASSVRVRSRSQR; this is translated from the coding sequence GTGCAAGTAGTCAGCATCAGCAGCCTCAAAGGCGGGGTCGGCAAGACATCCGTGACAACCGGACTGGCGTCGGCAGCACTCGCAGCCGGCATCCCCACCCTCGTCGTCGATCTCGACCCGCACGCGGATGCCAGTACCGCCCTCGGCGTCCGGCCCGACGAACAGCTGGACATCGGCCGGATGCTCAAATCCCCGCGCCGGGCACGTCTCGCGGACAACGTGGTTCCCAGCGGCTGGATCGAGCACGCCAACGGTTCGTCCCGCAACGGTTCCTCCCGCAGCAGCGTGCCTGTCCTGGACGTTGCCTTCGGCTCCGCCTACACCGGGATCTACGACCGACCGGACCTTGGCCGCCGCGACCTGCGCCGGCTCTCCGCCGTGCTCGCGGGCGCCGGGGACTACGAGCTGGTCCTGATCGACTGCCCGCCCTCGCTCAACGGGCTGACCCGGATGGCCTGGACGGCCAGCGACAAGGTCACCCTGGTCGCTGAGCCCGGCCTGTTCTCCGTGGCGGGCACCGAGCGCACCATGCGCGCCATCCAGCTGTTCCGGCAGGAATTCGCGCCGGGGCTCTCCCCCGCCGGCATCGTGGCCAACCGGGTGCGGACCGGCTCCTCGGAGCACAGCTTCCGCCTGGCCGAGATGGAGTCGATGTTTGGCGAGCTGCTGCTGAGCCCGCACATCCCGGAACAAGCCAACTGGCAGCAGATCCAGGGCGCGGCCCATCCAGTCCACCACTGGCCCGGCGAATCGGCCAAGACCGCCGCCGCCTTGTTCGACTCCCTGCTCGCCAACCTGATGCACGGCGGCGGCGCCAACGGCGACGCGGCGTCCTCGGTCAGGGTCCGGAGCCGCAGCCAGCGCTAG
- a CDS encoding pyruvate carboxylase: MFSKILVANRGEIAIRAFRASYELGAKTVAVFPTEDRNSIHRQKADEAYLIGEEGHPVRAYLDVDEVVRVAKEAGADAIYPGYGFLSENPNLARAAAAAGITFVGPPAEVLELAGNKVAALEAARKAGVPVLKSSAPSKDVDELIAAADEIGFPIFAKAVAGGGGRGMRRVDTREALPEALQAAMREADAAFGDPTMFLEQAVLRPRHIEVQILADAEGNVMHLFERDCSIQRRHQKVIEIAPAPNLDEGIRQALYRDAVKFAKALNYVNAGTVEFLVDTVGERAGQHVFIEMNPRIQVEHTVTEEVTDVDLVQAQLRIASGETLADLGLSQETVKLNGAALQSRITTEDPANGFRPDVGKITGYRSAGGAGVRLDGGTVYSGAEISPHFDSMLVKLTCRGRDYPTAVARARRALAEFRIRGVSTNISFLQAVLDDPDFVAGDVATSFIDERPELLKARVSADRGTKLLTWLAEVTVNKPNGELTVHTDPADKLPALADGEAPAGSRQRLLELGPEGFARALREQNAVAVTDTTFRDAHQSLLATRVRTRDLAAAGPAVSRMLPELLSVEAWGGATYDVALRFLGEDPWDRLAALRKVLPNICLQMLLRGRNTVGYTPYPEEVTVAFVNEAAAAGIDIFRIFDALNDVNQMAPAIRAVRETGTAVAEVALCYTADMLDPDEKLYTLDYYLELAQKIVDAGAHILAIKDMAGLLRPAAAARLVTALREKFDLPVHLHTHDTAGGQLATLLAAVDAGVDAVDVASASLAGTTSQPSASALVAALAHTPRDTGLSLANVCALEPYWEAVRRVYAPFESGLPGPTGRVYQHEIPGGQLSNLRQQAIALGLGERFEAIEDMYTAADRILGRLVKVTPSSKVVGDLALHLVGLNADPADFNENPQKYDVPDSVIGFLSGELGDPPGGWPEPFRTKALQGRSVKVRDVELSAEDSAALKGDSKTVQQTLNRLLFAGPTKDYQKSVEAYGNLSVLDTRDYLFGLQRGAEHEIELEKGVRLIASLEAVSEPDEKGMRTVMCTLNGQSRPVVVRDRSVVSNVKAAERADASQPGQVAAPFAGAVTLTVKAGDTVKAGDTVATIEAMKMEASITTPVAGTVARLAVGAVEQVQGGDLLLVVE; encoded by the coding sequence ATGTTTTCCAAGATTCTGGTGGCTAACCGCGGCGAAATTGCCATCCGCGCCTTCCGTGCCAGCTACGAGCTGGGTGCCAAGACCGTTGCGGTGTTTCCCACCGAGGACCGTAACTCGATCCACCGCCAGAAGGCGGATGAGGCGTACCTGATCGGCGAGGAGGGCCATCCGGTCCGGGCATACCTCGACGTCGATGAGGTGGTCCGTGTCGCGAAGGAGGCGGGCGCGGACGCGATCTACCCCGGCTACGGCTTCCTCTCGGAAAACCCCAACCTGGCCCGCGCCGCCGCGGCCGCCGGCATCACCTTCGTCGGGCCCCCTGCAGAGGTCCTCGAACTGGCCGGGAACAAGGTCGCGGCACTCGAGGCCGCGCGTAAGGCCGGCGTCCCGGTGCTCAAGTCCAGCGCCCCGTCCAAGGACGTGGACGAACTTATCGCCGCGGCGGACGAAATCGGGTTCCCGATCTTCGCCAAGGCCGTCGCTGGCGGCGGCGGACGCGGCATGCGCCGGGTCGACACCCGGGAGGCCCTGCCCGAGGCCCTGCAGGCCGCGATGCGCGAGGCTGACGCCGCCTTCGGTGACCCCACCATGTTCCTGGAACAGGCGGTGCTGCGGCCGCGGCACATCGAGGTACAGATCCTCGCGGACGCCGAGGGCAACGTCATGCACCTCTTCGAGCGCGACTGCTCCATCCAGCGCCGCCATCAGAAGGTGATCGAAATTGCGCCCGCGCCCAACCTCGACGAAGGCATCCGGCAGGCCCTCTACCGGGACGCCGTGAAATTCGCCAAGGCCCTGAACTATGTCAATGCCGGCACCGTGGAGTTCCTGGTCGACACCGTGGGCGAGCGGGCTGGCCAGCACGTCTTCATCGAGATGAACCCCCGCATCCAGGTCGAGCACACCGTTACCGAGGAAGTCACGGACGTCGACCTCGTCCAGGCCCAGCTGCGCATCGCCTCCGGGGAGACCCTTGCGGACCTTGGCCTCTCGCAGGAAACCGTCAAACTCAACGGCGCCGCGCTGCAGTCCCGCATCACCACCGAGGACCCGGCCAACGGCTTCCGGCCGGACGTCGGAAAGATCACCGGCTACCGTTCGGCGGGCGGCGCGGGCGTCCGGCTCGACGGCGGCACCGTGTACTCCGGCGCCGAGATCAGCCCGCACTTCGACTCGATGCTGGTCAAGCTGACCTGCCGCGGCCGCGACTACCCGACCGCTGTCGCCCGGGCCCGGCGCGCCCTCGCCGAGTTCCGGATCCGCGGCGTCTCCACCAACATCTCCTTCCTGCAGGCCGTCCTGGACGATCCGGACTTCGTCGCCGGGGACGTGGCCACCTCGTTCATCGACGAGCGCCCCGAACTCCTCAAGGCCCGCGTCTCCGCGGACCGGGGTACCAAACTGCTGACCTGGCTCGCCGAAGTTACCGTCAACAAGCCCAACGGCGAGCTCACGGTCCACACCGACCCGGCGGACAAGCTGCCCGCCCTGGCGGACGGCGAGGCCCCCGCGGGGTCACGCCAGCGGCTCCTCGAGCTCGGCCCGGAGGGCTTCGCCCGGGCACTGCGCGAGCAGAACGCCGTCGCCGTCACCGACACCACCTTCCGCGACGCCCACCAGTCCCTGCTCGCCACCCGCGTCCGCACCCGCGACCTGGCGGCGGCCGGACCGGCCGTATCCCGGATGCTTCCGGAACTGCTGTCCGTCGAGGCCTGGGGCGGCGCGACCTATGACGTCGCCTTGCGCTTCCTGGGGGAGGACCCCTGGGACCGCCTGGCAGCGCTGCGCAAGGTGCTGCCGAACATCTGCCTGCAGATGCTGCTCCGCGGCCGCAACACCGTCGGCTACACCCCGTACCCGGAAGAGGTGACGGTGGCGTTCGTGAACGAGGCCGCCGCTGCGGGCATCGATATCTTCCGCATCTTCGACGCCCTCAACGACGTCAACCAGATGGCCCCCGCGATCCGCGCCGTGCGCGAGACCGGGACCGCCGTCGCCGAGGTGGCGCTCTGCTACACGGCGGACATGCTCGACCCGGACGAGAAGCTGTACACGCTCGACTACTACCTGGAGCTGGCGCAGAAGATCGTCGATGCCGGCGCGCACATCCTCGCGATCAAGGACATGGCCGGGCTGCTGCGACCGGCGGCCGCCGCCCGCCTCGTCACGGCCCTGCGGGAGAAGTTCGACCTCCCGGTCCACCTGCACACCCACGACACCGCGGGAGGCCAGCTGGCCACCCTGCTCGCGGCCGTGGACGCCGGGGTGGACGCCGTGGACGTTGCATCGGCGTCGCTGGCCGGCACCACGAGCCAGCCGTCCGCCTCCGCGCTGGTCGCGGCGCTGGCCCACACCCCGCGTGACACCGGCCTGAGCCTGGCCAATGTGTGCGCCCTGGAACCCTATTGGGAGGCCGTGCGCCGCGTCTACGCCCCCTTCGAGTCGGGACTGCCGGGCCCCACCGGCCGCGTCTACCAGCACGAGATCCCCGGCGGCCAGCTATCCAACCTGCGCCAGCAGGCCATCGCGCTGGGACTCGGTGAGCGCTTTGAGGCGATCGAGGACATGTACACCGCGGCGGACCGCATCCTGGGCCGGCTCGTGAAGGTCACCCCGTCGTCCAAGGTGGTGGGCGACCTCGCCCTGCACCTGGTGGGGCTCAACGCCGACCCGGCGGACTTCAACGAGAACCCGCAAAAGTATGACGTCCCGGACTCCGTGATCGGCTTCCTCTCCGGGGAACTCGGCGACCCGCCCGGCGGCTGGCCCGAGCCGTTCCGGACCAAGGCCCTCCAGGGCCGCAGCGTCAAGGTCCGCGACGTCGAGCTGAGCGCCGAGGACAGCGCGGCGCTCAAGGGCGATTCCAAGACGGTCCAGCAGACGCTCAACCGGCTGCTCTTCGCCGGCCCCACCAAGGACTACCAGAAGAGCGTCGAGGCGTACGGCAACCTCTCGGTGTTGGACACCCGCGACTACCTCTTCGGGCTGCAGCGCGGGGCGGAACACGAGATTGAGCTCGAGAAGGGCGTGCGCCTGATCGCGTCGCTGGAGGCCGTCTCCGAGCCGGACGAGAAGGGCATGCGCACCGTGATGTGCACGCTGAACGGACAGTCCCGGCCCGTGGTGGTCCGCGACCGTTCCGTGGTCAGCAACGTCAAGGCGGCCGAACGGGCCGACGCCTCGCAGCCGGGCCAGGTCGCTGCGCCGTTCGCCGGTGCGGTCACCCTGACGGTCAAGGCCGGGGACACGGTCAAGGCCGGGGACACCGTCGCGACCATCGAGGCCATGAAGATGGAAGCCTCCATCACGACGCCGGTAGCCGGCACCGTCGCACGCCTCGCCGTCGGCGCCGTCGAACAAGTCCAGGGCGGCGACCTGCTGCTGGTCGTGGAGTAG